In one window of Thermodesulfobacteriota bacterium DNA:
- a CDS encoding Crp/Fnr family transcriptional regulator yields MKTMLDKESVCALCRCHIRENTLFTGLNERQLEAFKEAVVVNNYKKRGIVFMEGDDCTGIYILRAGRVKLVRSSSTGKEHIIKILNPGDLLGFEVFYNARTYKNTAVSMDDCDLCYIDRHALFKILETEPAIARKLIIALGKELNSAYERISRLGLLNAREKLAHLLYTLATDYGVKEDGAVKLNLTLSRLEIAELLGITQETSIRLLKSFKEEGIIDIRRKEIVINSLSRLKELGE; encoded by the coding sequence ATGAAAACCATGCTGGACAAGGAATCGGTCTGCGCGCTCTGCAGGTGCCACATAAGGGAGAACACCCTTTTCACCGGCTTGAACGAAAGGCAGCTCGAGGCCTTCAAGGAAGCGGTAGTCGTAAACAACTACAAGAAGCGCGGCATAGTCTTCATGGAAGGCGACGACTGCACCGGCATCTACATCCTGAGGGCCGGCAGGGTCAAGCTCGTAAGGTCGTCCTCAACGGGGAAGGAACATATAATAAAGATACTCAATCCCGGAGACCTCCTCGGCTTCGAGGTCTTCTACAACGCGCGCACCTACAAGAACACCGCCGTCTCGATGGATGACTGCGACCTCTGCTACATCGACCGGCACGCGCTCTTCAAGATACTGGAGACCGAACCGGCCATCGCCCGTAAGCTTATAATCGCGCTGGGCAAGGAGCTCAATAGCGCGTACGAGAGGATAAGCCGCCTCGGGCTCCTTAATGCCAGGGAGAAGCTCGCGCACCTCCTCTACACCCTCGCGACCGACTACGGGGTCAAGGAGGACGGCGCCGTAAAGCTCAACCTTACGCTTTCGAGGCTCGAGATAGCGGAGCTCCTCGGCATAACGCAGGAGACGTCGATAAGGCTCCTGAAGAGCTTCAAGGAAGAGGGCATCATCGACATAAGGCGTAAGGAAATAGTCATAAACTCGCTCTCAAGGCTCAAGGAGCTCGGTGAATAG
- a CDS encoding poly-beta-1,6-N-acetyl-D-glucosamine N-deacetylase PgaB: MKTGSSAAAKASAVIAALIFCLASLFPGLPGDAGAGSNKYFTDIGQFNYAKFLMDEGDYDGALREFGRFIENFPGSPLMPEAQFSMAEAYMLAGRFNEAESQWKLYISNFPESPFSIVAEIRMLEALEKRKRPSPAARPGPVLREKRPGLRAVQVMRFEGMTFDEVGTEMAALKASGIDTVILRVFHNSGDRFYPAASPAARRGVYFATEHAPVVDDMLPKLIELARANGLKVFAWMTTRYADYGIEDDEGLACVSYDLSARAYSRCKGLDLFNEAAVERLERIYSDLALNDIDGVLFQDDMVLRHNEGLGPHAAALFRDDFGKDLAPEELYVRIPDSGAVHYTPLFWKWATWKNRRLLEVAGRLKEAVSEKRPGTAFAINLMYESLTNPPYALAWLSQDLSAALMAGFDYFSIMAYHRQMGEELEKTEGEIREMITRMAEDAVRTVGEPARVLIKLQTIDWRTGGPISDSEVVELIRDMRRKDVSLAVVPYRGDFPFSELSGGRLAALEGGHFVTGAAE, encoded by the coding sequence TTGAAAACGGGTTCAAGCGCGGCAGCTAAGGCCTCCGCCGTCATTGCGGCTTTGATATTCTGCCTGGCCTCCCTGTTCCCCGGCCTGCCGGGGGACGCCGGCGCGGGGTCGAATAAATACTTCACGGACATCGGGCAGTTCAACTATGCCAAGTTCCTGATGGACGAGGGCGATTACGACGGCGCCCTGAGGGAATTCGGGAGGTTCATAGAGAACTTCCCGGGAAGCCCGCTCATGCCAGAGGCCCAGTTCAGCATGGCCGAGGCCTACATGCTCGCCGGCAGGTTCAATGAGGCCGAATCCCAGTGGAAGCTCTATATCTCGAACTTCCCTGAAAGCCCGTTCTCGATAGTAGCTGAAATAAGGATGCTGGAAGCCCTGGAGAAGCGCAAGCGCCCGTCTCCTGCGGCCCGGCCTGGGCCTGTCCTCAGGGAGAAAAGGCCGGGTTTGAGGGCGGTCCAGGTCATGCGCTTCGAGGGCATGACCTTCGACGAGGTCGGCACCGAGATGGCGGCCCTCAAGGCCTCGGGCATCGACACTGTCATACTCCGCGTCTTCCACAATAGCGGCGACAGGTTCTATCCCGCAGCCTCCCCGGCTGCCAGGCGTGGAGTGTACTTCGCAACCGAGCACGCGCCGGTGGTGGACGACATGCTCCCGAAGCTTATCGAGCTTGCGCGCGCCAACGGGCTAAAGGTCTTCGCGTGGATGACCACCCGGTACGCGGACTACGGTATCGAGGACGACGAGGGGCTCGCGTGCGTATCGTACGACCTTTCGGCAAGGGCGTATTCCAGGTGCAAGGGGCTGGACCTCTTTAACGAGGCGGCAGTCGAGCGGCTCGAAAGGATATATTCGGACCTCGCGCTTAACGACATAGACGGGGTCCTCTTCCAGGACGACATGGTCCTCAGGCACAACGAGGGGCTCGGGCCTCACGCCGCGGCGCTCTTCAGGGATGACTTCGGGAAAGATCTGGCCCCGGAGGAGCTGTATGTGCGGATTCCGGATTCAGGCGCCGTGCATTACACGCCTCTTTTCTGGAAGTGGGCCACGTGGAAGAACAGGCGTCTTCTGGAAGTAGCTGGTCGCTTGAAAGAGGCGGTAAGTGAAAAGAGGCCCGGGACCGCGTTCGCCATAAACCTCATGTACGAGAGCCTCACGAACCCGCCTTACGCGCTCGCCTGGCTTTCCCAGGACCTGAGCGCCGCGCTCATGGCCGGTTTCGATTATTTCTCGATAATGGCATACCACAGGCAGATGGGCGAGGAGCTGGAAAAGACGGAGGGCGAGATACGGGAGATGATAACCAGGATGGCCGAGGACGCTGTCAGGACGGTGGGCGAGCCCGCCAGGGTCCTCATCAAGCTCCAGACGATAGACTGGAGGACCGGGGGGCCGATATCGGACAGCGAGGTCGTGGAGCTTATAAGGGACATGAGGAGGAAGGACGTGAGCCTTGCGGTCGTGCCGTACAGGGGTGATTTCCCCTTCAGCGAGCTCTCCGGCGGAAGGCTCGCGGCGCTGGAAGGCGGCCATTTCGTGACGGGGGCGGCTGAATGA